From the genome of Trichocoleus sp. FACHB-46:
GCAACCTTATTGATACGAAAGCATTGCCTTTTTTTAAGGAAAAATTATGCTTCCTGCAATTAGTTCTGCACTGCTATCGCGTTGAAGTTGAAGTCCTAAAAGAAGAATTAATAGCGTCGCTTGGCAGGGTCGGGGGCCAATTCTGGCTTCTCTAGAGCAGAATCACCCGTTTCTTTCACGAAAGCAGAAGCGTCTTTGAACTGCTCGCCAATTCTTTCCATAATCTTTTCGCCCGGATCACTGCGATCGATCACAGGTTGGCGCTCTTTAGGAAACTGTTTGACTTGCGCTTGCAGTTCTTTTTGTGCTCTGGTGCCGATCGCGGGATTGTTAGTACTACCAGCATTAGCACTAGGGTAAAGTACATCGTCCGAATTGCTCTGGATATCACCGATATTGCTAGCAGCGATCAATTGAGGAGCAACGAGTTGTAGATCCGCCCGATTACCGCGAACCGCTTTAGCATCAGTAGAGGCTTTGTAGTTGGTATAGCCGTCTCCACCACCCTTGTGCGGGTTGTTGTTACCACCCATTTGCACAGGAGGATTTTGGGGACGAGCGCCATTTACATCTCCACTGTTACAAGCAGTACTGATTACCAGTAGCACGCCTGCTATAAAGACAGTTAAAATTTGACGTATTCGTACTTTTTCGAGAAAAGCGATTAAATTCTTCACAGAAGACTCCTTATTAGCTCAGTGCATAAGGGCTCATGCTTAATTAAAAGTGGCCCTCTTACAGAGAAATGACAGCTCAAAATTCCTACGGGCTGTTGCTGTAGGATCATCACAGGGGCAGTAGGAGTTGAGCTAGAAACTTTTTCACTGATACCTGTTCAGCTTACGCAGAGGGTTCGATCGCATCCTCTAGCCGAGGTCACATTCTCCACATCCGATCTCAGCTATTTTTCTCTAACCCTAGAGAGAGCGATTAGGAAGCGAGCGCAATTCAACGTATTGATTAACACATTCGAGACCTGGCTCGCTGGGGTGAAGACTCGGCTACAGAAGGTTTTTATGCTGTTGTGACTGGTCCCAGTCACAAGCTGGTCACAGTAATAAGCATTGTGCAAACGGATCGGAGCAACTCTGAATCATGGCCTTTGACTACGATCTACTCGTCATCGGGGCGGGTTCTGGTGGCTTGGCAGCGGCTGAGCGGGCAACGACTTACGGAGCGCGAGTGGCGATCGCGGAATTAGCCGCAGTCGGAGGCACTTGCGTCAATCATGGCTGTGTTCCAGAAAGGCTACTGAACTACGCTGCTAGTTTTGCCGATGTTTGCTCGGATGCAGCGGGATATGGCTGGAACACCGCACCCGGTTCATTTAGTTGGGCCAAGTTTGTGCAAGCCAAAAACCAGCAAATTGAAAAGCTGCACCAAGTCCATCAGCGGCATCTTGACTCTGGCAAAATAGCTGTCATTCTAGGTCAAGCGGTCTTTGT
Proteins encoded in this window:
- a CDS encoding DUF6658 family protein gives rise to the protein MKNLIAFLEKVRIRQILTVFIAGVLLVISTACNSGDVNGARPQNPPVQMGGNNNPHKGGGDGYTNYKASTDAKAVRGNRADLQLVAPQLIAASNIGDIQSNSDDVLYPSANAGSTNNPAIGTRAQKELQAQVKQFPKERQPVIDRSDPGEKIMERIGEQFKDASAFVKETGDSALEKPELAPDPAKRRY